The Shinella zoogloeoides genome includes a region encoding these proteins:
- the ubiT gene encoding ubiquinone anaerobic biosynthesis accessory factor UbiT has translation MTSLPPLLARQVDLMPVWLVERVARGLFLSVLKTHPDLFERLGDYCGTRYGFSPTDLPLHFIVVPTTRTLAVSRGAPPLADARIEGPLVLLLGLLEGRCDADALFFSRDLAVTGDMEAMLALRNALDDSAIDLPDELGALAGPLSPLVIGAARFIRSRALEGKDATWN, from the coding sequence ATGACGTCGCTACCGCCGCTTCTCGCAAGACAGGTCGATCTTATGCCGGTCTGGCTGGTGGAGCGGGTGGCGCGCGGGCTCTTTTTGAGCGTGCTGAAGACGCATCCCGATCTCTTCGAGCGGCTCGGCGACTATTGCGGGACCCGCTACGGCTTTTCCCCGACCGACCTGCCATTGCATTTCATCGTCGTGCCGACGACGCGCACGCTGGCGGTCTCGCGCGGTGCGCCGCCCCTTGCCGATGCGCGTATCGAAGGGCCGCTGGTGCTGCTGCTTGGCCTGCTCGAAGGGCGCTGCGATGCGGACGCCCTGTTCTTTTCGCGCGATCTTGCCGTCACCGGCGACATGGAGGCGATGCTGGCGCTACGCAACGCGCTCGATGACAGCGCCATCGATCTGCCCGACGAACTCGGCGCACTGGCGGGGCCGCTCTCGCCGCTGGTCATCGGCGCGGCGCGCTTTATCCGCAGCCGGGCGCTCGAAGGAAAGGATGCGACATGGAACTGA